In Snodgrassella alvi wkB2, the DNA window TAATATCCTTGACTTGCTTTTCTTTGCAGATACGGAACGACTTTTCTGCCAAGTTTATCGAACTCTTTACTAGGATAAAGATTTAAATATCTAATATCTTTATTTAATTTTTATTTCTTTCTATTTAAGTCCCTATAATAATTACGACTTGAACTTTTGTAAGTTTCATTTGGATCATAAACTATTTCTTTTGCTAATCTCTTCAAATCCTTACTATGATAAAGATCAAGACACTTTAAATAATCATATTTTACTTCTTTGTCAAATTCAGCATATGGATTAAAATAATCACGTGAGAGATACTTATCTATTAAATTGTGCACAGCCTTAGTTTCGTTTAAATCGAAGTATGCCCAATCAATTAATGCACTCGCACTACTACCGGCATCGCTTGACGCTGATTTGTCACCACGATATGCCTTAGCTATACAACGTCCTAAAACTATATCTTTAAAATTTTGTAAGTTTGTACGTTTATATGCTTCAGGTGACATGGCATTTAAATGAAGTTCTGATGCAATACATATTAAGGGCGATAATAATAAAGAGTAACTAAATAAAATTATTAATTTAAGTTTACTCATGATAACTCCCAAAAATGTGCTTTAGAAGTATTGTATCCTTGAGAACAAAAATAACAATGATCGTAACATGATGCTGCCGTACGCGTTCCATCAATTAATTGTGCTCCTTTAATTAAGGTAGCATGACCAGTAGCATCTGAAAAATCAGTCTCAAATATAATTATGCCTTTTTTTCCTTCTACATCTTTTTCAGTAGGACGATCTATTTTTATATCAGGTTTACCCCATTCATTTGTTAAAAAATTAATTAAATCTTTCACTCGATAATAAAACCAGAACTTTTTCTCATTAATAAAACCAGATACTGTTTGATCTTGTTCATACTTTATTTTTAGACCACCTCTATTCAAAATATAACTCATACGAATAGCACAAGTATTTTTGAAGTCCCCAGAATTAATATTCGCAGCAACCATACCACCAATCTTTTCAGCTACCATTTTTAGTAGTGTTTCTATATCCCAGTTTGGGTTATAAATTTCACTAGAGTATTTTATGGCATCTTTGAAAAGCGGACGTACGCCTTGCCGTGTTCCATTTACATTTTGGTGTCTGTTAACTTGTCGCAGTTTACCCACAGTAATCCCCTTCAAAGAATTTAAGTTTTTGAGTTTGAAAATTTGCTGCGATATCTGAATATACCAAACTTCAAATGTCGCAGCAATCTAACATATTATAGTTACATAAATTATTGTATGTTTAAATTATTTTTGATTCCAGCGTTGCTGAGATTCACGAATAACACTTTTTGCTTCTTCTATAT includes these proteins:
- a CDS encoding T6SS amidase immunity protein Tai4 family protein, which produces MSKLKLIILFSYSLLLSPLICIASELHLNAMSPEAYKRTNLQNFKDIVLGRCIAKAYRGDKSASSDAGSSASALIDWAYFDLNETKAVHNLIDKYLSRDYFNPYAEFDKEVKYDYLKCLDLYHSKDLKRLAKEIVYDPNETYKSSSRNYYRDLNRKK
- a CDS encoding type VI secretion system amidase effector protein Tae4, producing the protein MGKLRQVNRHQNVNGTRQGVRPLFKDAIKYSSEIYNPNWDIETLLKMVAEKIGGMVAANINSGDFKNTCAIRMSYILNRGGLKIKYEQDQTVSGFINEKKFWFYYRVKDLINFLTNEWGKPDIKIDRPTEKDVEGKKGIIIFETDFSDATGHATLIKGAQLIDGTRTAASCYDHCYFCSQGYNTSKAHFWELS